A single window of Desulfomicrobium macestii DNA harbors:
- the rfbA gene encoding glucose-1-phosphate thymidylyltransferase RfbA has product MLSRKGIILAGGAGTRLHPATLSISKQLLPVYDKPMIYYPLSTLMLAGIREILLISTPQDTPRFEQLLGGGEKWGIDIRYAVQPSPDGLAQAFVIGRDFIGAAPSALILGDNLFYGHDFAEQLKSASNGAADGAENPVGATVFAYAVSDPERYGVVEFDDSQRAISIEEKPQRPKSRYAVTGLYFYDTQVCDIAASIRPSARGELEITDVNRRYLEKGQLNVEIMGRGMAWLDTGTHDSLLEAGQFIATLEKRQGLKVSCPEEIAWRQGWITDEQLEAAADTLGKSGYGQYLSHLLAEKVFS; this is encoded by the coding sequence ATGCTTTCTCGTAAAGGTATCATTCTCGCTGGCGGCGCAGGCACGCGACTGCATCCCGCTACGTTGTCCATTTCCAAGCAGCTCTTGCCGGTTTACGACAAGCCCATGATATATTATCCGCTCAGCACTCTCATGCTGGCCGGAATCCGGGAAATCCTCCTGATTTCGACACCTCAGGACACGCCTCGGTTTGAACAGTTGCTGGGCGGCGGTGAAAAATGGGGTATCGATATCCGGTATGCCGTTCAGCCAAGCCCGGATGGGCTGGCACAGGCTTTCGTGATCGGGAGGGATTTCATCGGCGCTGCGCCGAGCGCCCTGATCCTTGGTGACAACTTGTTCTACGGGCATGATTTCGCTGAACAGCTGAAGTCTGCAAGCAATGGAGCCGCTGACGGGGCTGAAAATCCCGTCGGCGCAACTGTCTTCGCCTATGCGGTGAGCGACCCGGAGCGTTACGGTGTTGTCGAGTTCGATGACAGCCAGCGCGCGATCAGCATCGAGGAGAAGCCGCAAAGGCCCAAATCGCGCTACGCCGTGACAGGGTTGTATTTTTACGACACGCAGGTGTGCGACATCGCCGCCTCGATACGGCCTTCTGCCCGCGGCGAATTGGAAATCACCGACGTGAACCGCCGGTACCTGGAAAAGGGGCAGCTCAATGTCGAGATCATGGGGCGCGGCATGGCGTGGCTCGATACCGGGACCCACGATTCACTGCTGGAAGCCGGCCAGTTCATCGCCACGTTGGAAAAACGTCAGGGTCTCAAGGTTTCCTGCCCGGAAGAGATAGCCTGGCGGCAAGGCTGGATCACTGACGAGCAGCTTGAAGCAGCGGCCGATACGCTCGGCAAAAGCGGCTATGGTCAATATCTTTCTCATCTTTTGGCTGAAAAAGTATTCTCATGA
- the rfbB gene encoding dTDP-glucose 4,6-dehydratase: MIMVTGGAGFIGANFILDWLAPRDEPVINLDKLTYAGNLQNLAALEGDARYLFVQGDIGDAALVGRLLEEHRPRSIVNFAAESHVDRSIHGPEDFIQTNVVGTFRLLEEVRTYWGGLPEADKAAFRFLHVSTDEVYGSLAQEDPPFAETNRYEPNSPYSASKAASDHLVRAYHHTYGLPVLTTNCSNNYGPCQFPEKLIPLVINNALQGKALPIYGDGQQVRDWLYVQDHCSAIRRVLEAGQAGQVYNVGGWNEMPNIEIVNTICALLDELRPDPAGPYSRLITYVKDRPGHDRRYAIDARKIERELGWRPAETFETGIRKTVQWYLDNQDWVSNVASGAYREWLGLHYGDSGNG, encoded by the coding sequence ATGATCATGGTTACCGGCGGCGCCGGCTTCATCGGCGCCAATTTTATTCTGGACTGGCTGGCGCCGCGCGACGAGCCGGTAATCAACCTCGACAAGCTGACGTACGCCGGCAATCTGCAGAATCTGGCGGCGCTGGAGGGCGATGCGCGATATTTGTTCGTACAGGGCGATATTGGCGATGCTGCCTTGGTCGGGCGCTTGCTGGAAGAACACCGTCCGCGCTCCATCGTCAATTTCGCGGCGGAATCGCATGTCGATCGCTCGATCCATGGGCCGGAGGATTTCATCCAGACCAATGTCGTTGGCACATTTCGGCTTTTGGAAGAGGTGCGGACGTATTGGGGCGGATTGCCCGAGGCCGACAAGGCCGCCTTCCGGTTTCTGCATGTCTCGACCGACGAGGTGTACGGCTCGCTGGCCCAGGAGGATCCGCCCTTTGCCGAGACGAACCGCTACGAACCCAATAGCCCCTATTCTGCCAGCAAGGCGGCTTCGGACCATTTGGTCCGCGCCTATCACCATACCTATGGCTTGCCGGTGCTCACCACCAACTGCTCCAACAATTACGGCCCATGTCAGTTTCCGGAAAAGCTGATCCCATTGGTCATCAACAACGCGCTTCAAGGCAAGGCCCTGCCCATTTACGGGGATGGGCAGCAGGTGCGTGATTGGCTTTACGTCCAGGACCACTGCAGCGCCATCCGCAGGGTGCTCGAAGCCGGCCAGGCCGGCCAAGTGTACAATGTCGGTGGGTGGAATGAGATGCCGAACATTGAGATTGTGAACACGATATGCGCTCTGCTGGATGAACTCCGCCCGGATCCTGCCGGACCATATTCCCGTCTGATCACCTATGTGAAGGATCGACCCGGTCATGACCGGCGCTATGCCATCGATGCCCGCAAGATTGAACGGGAGCTTGGCTGGAGGCCGGCAGAGACGTTCGAAACGGGTATTCGCAAGACCGTGCAATGGTATCTCGACAATCAGGATTGGGTCAGCAATGTCGCCAGCGGCGCGTACCGTGAATGGCTGGGTTTGCATTACGGCGATTCCGGGAATGGATGA